The Clostridium sp. AWRP genome has a window encoding:
- a CDS encoding ATP-binding cassette domain-containing protein, translating into MNIRVLNSSKEFNGKEVLHIDELDFKEGYTYVLMGLNGSGKSTLLQCISGLDTFTRGKVSYDNYNSINFVKKDISVMLQKPYLFNCSVIENITMGLKFRKFSKEIIEKRINTYLKHLVVDDLLHKNARELSGGEQEKVALLRTAILETKVTFLDEPTASMDIENILKSEKLIKTMSQEKRTAILVTHDLLQAERIADYIIFMDKGKVIEQGEKYEVLNFPKHKLLKQIFKNNNIKDT; encoded by the coding sequence ATGAATATTAGAGTACTAAACAGTAGTAAAGAATTCAATGGAAAAGAAGTCCTCCATATAGATGAATTAGATTTTAAAGAAGGATATACTTACGTACTGATGGGCTTAAATGGTAGTGGTAAAAGTACTCTTTTGCAATGCATTTCAGGACTTGATACATTCACTAGGGGAAAAGTAAGTTATGATAACTATAATTCTATTAATTTTGTAAAAAAAGATATATCAGTCATGCTTCAAAAACCATACTTATTTAATTGTTCAGTGATTGAAAATATAACAATGGGATTAAAGTTTAGAAAATTTAGTAAAGAAATAATTGAAAAAAGAATAAATACTTATTTAAAACACCTGGTAGTAGATGATTTACTGCATAAAAATGCTAGAGAACTATCAGGAGGAGAACAAGAAAAAGTGGCACTACTTAGGACAGCTATTTTAGAAACTAAGGTGACTTTTTTGGATGAACCTACTGCTAGTATGGATATTGAAAATATTTTAAAATCTGAAAAGCTTATAAAAACTATGTCTCAAGAAAAAAGAACTGCTATTTTAGTTACCCACGATTTATTGCAGGCTGAAAGGATAGCAGATTACATTATATTCATGGACAAAGGCAAAGTCATTGAGCAGGGTGAAAAGTATGAAGTTCTCAATTTTCCAAAACACAAGCTATTAAAGCAAATTTTTAAAAACAATAATATAAAAGACACATGA
- a CDS encoding substrate-binding domain-containing protein, with protein MLKLRKNLHFKTLLIILFCITLLFTMNACLNQNQTQTQTQNKSIVLATTTSTQDSGLLDYLLPKFEKDTGIKVKVLAKGTGEAMEVAKRGDADALLVHAKEQELQFVKEGYGTERLEVMYNDFVIVGPKDDPAKLKERAPKDAVAAFKLISSSNSPFISRGDKSGTNTKENNIWKEAGITPSGTWYISAGKGMGAVLQMADEKKAYTLTDRATYLSMKDKLNLTIVTEKSSNLLNQYSLIRLNPEKNKIKTDESNEFIKWMLSSKGQKLIGEYGKDKYGTSLFVPNAKK; from the coding sequence ATGCTAAAATTACGAAAAAATTTACATTTTAAAACATTATTGATTATATTGTTTTGTATTACTCTATTATTTACTATGAACGCATGTTTAAATCAAAACCAAACTCAAACTCAAACTCAAAATAAAAGTATAGTATTAGCAACTACAACAAGTACCCAAGATTCAGGACTTTTAGATTATTTGCTTCCAAAATTTGAAAAAGATACAGGAATTAAAGTTAAGGTACTTGCCAAAGGAACTGGTGAAGCTATGGAAGTAGCTAAACGTGGAGATGCAGATGCATTACTCGTACATGCAAAAGAGCAGGAATTACAATTTGTTAAAGAAGGATATGGAACTGAAAGGCTTGAAGTAATGTATAATGATTTTGTAATCGTAGGACCAAAAGATGATCCTGCAAAACTTAAGGAAAGAGCTCCAAAAGATGCAGTAGCTGCATTCAAACTAATTAGCAGTAGTAACTCTCCCTTTATATCAAGAGGAGATAAATCAGGTACTAATACAAAAGAAAACAATATATGGAAAGAAGCAGGAATAACTCCTAGTGGTACATGGTATATTTCAGCAGGAAAAGGAATGGGTGCAGTACTTCAGATGGCAGATGAAAAAAAAGCTTATACCTTAACAGATAGGGCTACATACCTATCTATGAAAGATAAATTAAATTTAACCATTGTTACTGAAAAGTCAAGTAACCTATTAAATCAATATTCATTAATAAGGTTAAATCCAGAGAAAAACAAAATTAAAACTGACGAGTCAAATGAATTTATCAAATGGATGCTCTCTAGCAAAGGTCAAAAGCTCATAGGTGAATACGGAAAGGATAAGTATGGCACATCATTATTTGTGCCTAATGCAAAAAAATAG
- a CDS encoding sigma 54-interacting transcriptional regulator: protein MNVAICKSGNVVVSKPDVELSHRRCKNFNIDSHQVFSKKIIDDIELQKRFAANRNLILTAAPYMEQLINFVKGFNFFVLLTDGEGCILNALGDEKILEEAFSLKMIPGAFMNEENIGTNAMSVVIKSKLPVQISGDDHFINAYHRWTCSAAPIKDNKGKLIGVLNLTGYIEFVHSHTLGMVIAASNAIEEMLKVEEYNKIQDMNYKHIKNIFNSSPVAIITSDINGKIKICNKKAQDMFGIRGNKLETNNMEDIIENWNNIKTPIYLGESTSKETIIVALRNKIQYQVTTSSIYNCDDGNNIEIVYVFEKVKKISKKNNGQAYYTFDKIMGQDENFTKVIKYAKKISDSKSTILIMGESGTGKEVFAQSIHNYSIRVDGPFVALNCGAIPKQLIESELFGYEEGAFTGAKKGGNLGKFELADGGTIMLDEIGEMPLDMQTKLLRVVQEGVITRIGSSKCIPVDVRIIAVTNRDLKKEVKCGRFRKDLYYRLNVLPLYLLPLRERKKDIPLLIQYFVKNISQKLNKKEPVILGEYLKKMINYNWPGNIRELENLVELIVNTGSIPAGYFTEEDCDNEVLVDISDECLKLDYMEKEHVIKVLKKFKGNITHSAAALGIRRNTLYSKIKKYKIEI, encoded by the coding sequence ATGAATGTAGCTATTTGCAAATCAGGCAACGTAGTTGTATCTAAGCCCGATGTAGAACTTTCACATAGAAGATGTAAAAATTTTAATATTGATTCACATCAGGTATTTAGTAAAAAAATAATAGACGATATTGAATTACAGAAAAGATTTGCAGCTAACAGAAATTTAATATTGACTGCAGCACCTTATATGGAGCAGTTGATTAATTTTGTAAAAGGATTTAATTTTTTTGTATTACTTACAGACGGAGAAGGATGCATATTAAATGCATTAGGTGATGAAAAAATACTCGAAGAAGCCTTTTCTTTAAAAATGATACCGGGAGCTTTTATGAATGAAGAAAATATTGGAACAAATGCTATGAGTGTAGTTATAAAAAGTAAGCTGCCAGTTCAAATTTCTGGAGATGATCATTTTATTAATGCATATCATAGGTGGACGTGTTCTGCGGCACCTATAAAAGATAATAAAGGAAAACTTATAGGTGTATTGAATCTTACTGGATATATTGAGTTTGTACATTCCCATACCCTTGGTATGGTTATAGCAGCGTCAAATGCTATAGAAGAAATGCTTAAAGTAGAAGAGTACAATAAGATTCAAGATATGAATTACAAGCATATAAAAAATATATTTAATTCCAGCCCTGTTGCTATAATAACCTCGGATATAAATGGTAAAATAAAAATTTGCAATAAAAAGGCACAGGATATGTTTGGCATAAGGGGTAATAAATTAGAGACAAACAATATGGAAGATATTATAGAAAACTGGAATAATATAAAAACACCTATATATTTAGGAGAAAGTACTTCAAAAGAAACAATTATTGTTGCACTAAGAAATAAGATTCAGTATCAAGTAACTACTAGTTCAATATACAATTGCGATGATGGTAATAATATTGAGATAGTTTATGTTTTTGAAAAAGTTAAAAAGATAAGCAAAAAGAATAATGGCCAGGCTTACTATACTTTTGATAAAATAATGGGTCAGGATGAAAACTTTACAAAAGTAATAAAATATGCAAAAAAGATTTCAGATAGTAAATCAACTATACTTATAATGGGGGAAAGTGGTACGGGAAAAGAAGTGTTTGCACAGTCCATTCATAATTACAGCATCAGGGTAGATGGACCATTTGTAGCTTTAAATTGTGGTGCTATCCCTAAACAACTTATAGAGTCAGAGCTTTTTGGATATGAAGAAGGAGCTTTTACAGGAGCCAAAAAGGGAGGCAACCTTGGAAAATTTGAATTGGCAGATGGTGGAACTATAATGCTGGATGAAATCGGAGAAATGCCCCTTGATATGCAGACAAAGCTCCTAAGAGTTGTGCAGGAAGGGGTAATAACGAGAATTGGAAGCTCAAAGTGTATACCTGTAGATGTAAGAATTATAGCTGTCACAAACAGAGATTTAAAAAAAGAAGTAAAATGTGGAAGGTTTAGAAAAGACTTATATTACAGATTAAATGTGCTGCCTTTATACTTACTTCCACTTAGAGAAAGAAAAAAGGATATACCCCTTCTCATTCAATATTTTGTTAAGAATATTTCACAAAAATTAAATAAAAAAGAGCCGGTTATATTAGGAGAGTACTTGAAGAAAATGATTAACTATAACTGGCCCGGGAATATAAGAGAATTGGAAAATTTGGTTGAATTAATTGTAAATACAGGATCTATACCAGCAGGTTATTTTACGGAAGAAGACTGTGATAATGAGGTACTTGTGGATATCAGTGATGAGTGTTTAAAGTTAGATTATATGGAAAAAGAACATGTAATTAAAGTATTGAAGAAGTTTAAGGGGAATATAACCCATTCAGCAGCAGCACTTGGTATAAGGAGAAATACTTTGTACAGCAAGATAAAAAAATATAAAATAGAGATATAA
- a CDS encoding ThiF family adenylyltransferase produces MGRYDRNMKTLSKEEMEKVNLLIEVKALEKMLTEDNACSILSNHDVVVDALDSIPARLILQHSCKKLNIPMVYGAIIT; encoded by the coding sequence TTGGGACGTTATGATAGAAATATGAAAACCCTATCAAAAGAAGAAATGGAAAAAGTAAATCTGCTAATAGAAGTAAAAGCATTAGAAAAAATGCTTACAGAAGATAATGCCTGCAGTATTTTAAGTAATCATGATGTAGTAGTAGATGCTCTTGACAGCATACCAGCAAGATTGATACTTCAACACAGCTGTAAGAAACTTAATATACCAATGGTTTATGGAGCTATAATAACGTAA
- a CDS encoding ABC transporter permease, whose translation MSYLREVIEITLLSLFVSITSTLMASAVGMTLAIPTALKNFRLKKYILRLFETLMSIPPVLMGLIVYLLLSRKGPLGAFKLLFTPTAMIIAQSLLVFPIIFGLTVSTISIRGIEIRKNCIALGAENRDTLILIIKECKAQLLSIIAAGFGRAISEVGAVMMVGGNIKGETRVMTTYIALETGQGNFNEAVTIGCILLIVSFMVNFILHKLSKSNK comes from the coding sequence ATGAGCTATTTGAGAGAAGTTATAGAAATAACATTATTATCCTTATTTGTTTCAATTACGTCTACATTAATGGCCTCAGCAGTAGGTATGACTCTAGCCATACCTACTGCTTTAAAGAACTTTAGACTAAAAAAATACATTTTAAGATTGTTTGAAACTCTTATGAGTATTCCACCAGTATTAATGGGTTTAATTGTATATCTTCTTCTTTCTAGGAAAGGACCTTTAGGTGCTTTTAAACTGCTATTTACGCCTACTGCAATGATTATCGCCCAAAGTTTGCTTGTATTTCCAATAATATTTGGGCTTACTGTTTCAACAATAAGCATCCGTGGAATAGAAATAAGGAAAAATTGCATCGCTCTAGGTGCAGAAAATAGGGATACTTTAATTTTAATCATAAAAGAATGTAAAGCTCAACTTTTATCTATAATAGCAGCTGGTTTTGGAAGAGCAATTTCTGAAGTTGGTGCAGTTATGATGGTAGGCGGAAATATAAAAGGTGAGACAAGAGTTATGACTACTTATATAGCTTTAGAAACAGGCCAAGGTAACTTTAATGAAGCTGTAACAATAGGTTGTATATTACTTATTGTTTCTTTTATGGTTAACTTTATTTTACATAAACTCAGTAAATCAAACAAGTAA
- a CDS encoding sigma 54-interacting transcriptional regulator translates to MINLNSSKQSFEGFLESIPEGVMVCNIYGEIKFVNTTLLEITGYSLQFIMNMNMEDMLDNWSNIIDNIHNTNIQEDIETTVKSINNILKLNLSIYVLYTEKIDDKIIIVVFKEIKKERKLEEKRLKGRAIYTFDKIIGKNKNFLKIIKYSKKIANSKSTVLITGESGTGKEIFAQAIHNYSDRKENVFMAVNCGAIPEKLIESELFGYEEGAFTGAKKGGNPGKFEMASGGTIFLDEIGEMPVEMQVKLLRVIEEEVVVRIGGYKQIPINVRIIAATNKNLKEEVENGNFRRDLFYRLNVLPIHLPSLRNRKDDIYLLVDYYMNRISRKLNKRKVEITDDQMNKLVQYNWPGNIRELENVIEFFINIEHIDESVVKTDSLYKEHKRKGSYIYYDEDFMFNMNLESLEKSHIENVIKKFKGNVTLAAKAMGIGRNTLYRKIKKYNIYCSTLEHDSKT, encoded by the coding sequence ATGATAAATCTCAATAGTAGTAAACAAAGCTTTGAAGGATTTCTTGAATCCATACCTGAAGGCGTTATGGTTTGTAACATTTATGGAGAAATTAAATTTGTGAATACTACTTTACTAGAAATTACTGGATATAGCCTCCAATTTATAATGAATATGAATATGGAAGATATGTTAGATAATTGGAGTAATATAATAGATAATATACATAATACAAATATTCAAGAGGATATAGAAACTACCGTAAAATCTATTAACAATATACTTAAGTTAAATTTAAGTATATATGTATTATACACAGAAAAAATAGATGACAAGATAATCATAGTTGTTTTTAAAGAAATAAAAAAGGAAAGAAAATTAGAAGAAAAGCGGCTAAAAGGTAGAGCAATATATACTTTTGACAAAATAATAGGGAAAAATAAAAACTTTTTAAAGATAATAAAGTATTCTAAAAAGATAGCTAATAGTAAGTCTACTGTATTAATAACAGGAGAAAGTGGTACAGGAAAAGAAATTTTTGCTCAGGCTATACACAATTACAGTGATAGAAAAGAAAATGTTTTTATGGCTGTTAATTGTGGTGCAATTCCGGAAAAACTTATAGAGTCTGAACTTTTTGGATATGAGGAGGGTGCTTTTACAGGAGCTAAAAAGGGAGGAAACCCAGGTAAATTTGAAATGGCAAGCGGTGGAACTATTTTTTTAGATGAAATAGGTGAAATGCCTGTTGAAATGCAAGTAAAGCTATTAAGAGTTATAGAAGAAGAAGTAGTTGTAAGAATTGGAGGATACAAGCAAATACCCATAAATGTTAGAATAATTGCAGCTACAAATAAAAATCTGAAGGAGGAAGTTGAAAATGGAAATTTTAGAAGAGATTTGTTTTATAGATTAAATGTTCTTCCTATTCATCTTCCTTCTTTAAGGAATAGAAAAGACGATATTTATCTATTGGTTGATTATTATATGAATAGAATAAGTAGAAAATTAAATAAAAGAAAAGTAGAAATTACTGATGACCAAATGAATAAATTAGTACAATATAATTGGCCTGGAAACATAAGAGAATTAGAAAATGTTATTGAGTTTTTTATAAATATTGAGCATATAGATGAGAGTGTTGTTAAGACAGATAGTTTATATAAAGAACATAAAAGGAAAGGCAGTTATATATACTATGATGAAGATTTTATGTTTAATATGAACCTTGAGAGTTTAGAAAAATCACATATAGAAAATGTAATAAAAAAGTTTAAGGGAAATGTCACTTTAGCTGCCAAGGCTATGGGGATAGGTAGAAACACTCTTTATAGAAAAATTAAGAAATATAATATTTACTGTTCCACACTGGAACATGATTCCAAAACGTAA
- a CDS encoding aldehyde ferredoxin oxidoreductase family protein, producing the protein MYGYNGKVLRINLKERTCKAEDLDLGKAKKFIGCRGLGVKTLFDEVDPKVDALSPENKFIIATGPLTGAPVPTSGRFMVITKSPLTGTIAIANSGGKWGAELKSAGWDMIIVEDKADSPVYIEIVDDKIEFKDASQLWGKLALETTKELEGSDRKKSKVLCIGPAGENLSFMAAVMNDVDRTAGRGGVGAVMGSKNLKAIVVKGSGKVKLFDEEKVKAVALEKTGILRKDPVAGGGLPTYGTAVLVNIINENGVHPVKNFQEAYTDEADKISGETLTKDRLVRKNPCYRCPIACGRWVKLKDGTECGGPEYETLWCFGSDCGAYDLDAVNEANMLCNEYGLDTISCGATIAAAMELYQRGYIKDEEIAGDNLSLKWGDTESMVAWVKKIALKEGFGAKMADGSYRLCESYGVPEYSMTVKKQEIPAYDPRGVQGHGITYAVNNRGGCHIKGYMISPEILGYPEKLDRFALEGKAGYAKVFHDLTAVIDALGLCIFTTFGLGAQDYVDLYNAVVGEDPHDVDSIMQAGDRIWTLEKLFNLSAGIDSSQDTLPKRLLEEPIPDGPSKGEVHRLDVLLPEYYSVRGWDKNGIPTEETLKKLRLDEYVGKF; encoded by the coding sequence ATGTACGGTTACAATGGCAAAGTATTAAGAATCAATTTAAAGGAAAGAACTTGTAAGGCAGAAGATTTAGATTTAGGAAAAGCTAAAAAGTTTATAGGATGCAGGGGCTTAGGAGTTAAAACTTTATTTGATGAAGTAGATCCTAAGGTAGATGCATTATCTCCAGAAAATAAATTTATAATTGCTACGGGACCTTTAACAGGAGCACCGGTTCCAACAAGCGGAAGATTTATGGTAATCACTAAATCACCTCTTACAGGAACTATAGCAATTGCAAATTCAGGTGGAAAATGGGGAGCAGAATTGAAATCAGCTGGATGGGATATGATAATAGTAGAAGATAAGGCTGATTCTCCAGTTTATATTGAAATAGTAGATGATAAAATAGAATTCAAAGATGCATCACAGCTTTGGGGAAAGCTGGCATTAGAAACTACAAAAGAATTAGAAGGATCAGATCGCAAGAAGTCCAAAGTGTTATGTATAGGACCAGCTGGTGAAAATTTATCATTTATGGCAGCTGTAATGAATGATGTTGATAGAACTGCAGGAAGAGGCGGCGTTGGTGCAGTTATGGGATCAAAGAACCTGAAAGCTATCGTAGTTAAAGGAAGTGGAAAAGTAAAATTATTTGATGAGGAAAAAGTAAAAGCTGTAGCACTTGAGAAGACAGGTATTTTGAGAAAAGATCCAGTAGCTGGAGGTGGACTTCCAACTTATGGTACAGCTGTACTTGTTAATATAATAAATGAAAATGGAGTACATCCGGTAAAGAATTTTCAGGAAGCTTATACTGATGAAGCAGATAAAATAAGTGGAGAAACACTTACAAAAGATCGCTTAGTAAGAAAAAATCCTTGTTATAGATGCCCTATAGCTTGTGGAAGATGGGTTAAATTAAAGGACGGTACAGAATGCGGAGGACCTGAATATGAAACATTATGGTGCTTTGGATCTGATTGTGGTGCATATGATTTAGATGCTGTAAATGAAGCAAATATGTTATGTAATGAATATGGTTTAGATACTATTTCCTGTGGTGCAACTATTGCAGCAGCTATGGAACTTTATCAGAGAGGATACATAAAGGATGAAGAAATAGCAGGGGATAACCTATCTCTTAAATGGGGAGATACAGAATCAATGGTTGCCTGGGTAAAGAAAATAGCTCTTAAAGAAGGCTTTGGTGCAAAGATGGCAGATGGATCCTATAGACTTTGTGAATCCTATGGTGTACCAGAGTATTCCATGACAGTAAAGAAACAAGAAATTCCAGCATATGATCCAAGAGGAGTACAGGGACATGGTATTACTTATGCAGTTAACAATAGAGGAGGATGTCATATTAAAGGATACATGATTAGTCCTGAAATACTAGGTTATCCAGAAAAACTTGATAGATTTGCATTGGAAGGTAAAGCAGGTTATGCAAAAGTATTCCATGATTTAACTGCTGTAATAGATGCTCTTGGCTTATGTATATTTACTACCTTTGGTTTAGGAGCACAGGATTATGTAGATTTATATAATGCAGTAGTAGGAGAGGACCCTCATGATGTTGATTCTATAATGCAAGCTGGTGATAGAATTTGGACTCTTGAAAAATTGTTCAATTTATCAGCTGGAATAGACAGCAGCCAGGATACTTTGCCAAAGAGACTTTTAGAAGAGCCTATTCCAGATGGTCCATCTAAAGGAGAAGTTCATAGGTTAGACGTACTTCTTCCAGAATATTACTCGGTACGTGGATGGGATAAAAATGGTATACCTACGGAGGAAACGTTAAAGAAATTAAGATTAGATGAATATGTAGGTAAATTTTAG
- a CDS encoding MoaD/ThiS family protein: MKIEVRLFAYFRKDRDKKLFLEFDEPVTPSDILKKINIKEEEVAILLINGRDDKANTKLNDNDVLSLFPPVGGG, translated from the coding sequence TTGAAAATAGAAGTTAGATTATTTGCTTACTTTAGAAAAGATAGAGATAAAAAATTGTTTTTAGAATTTGACGAGCCTGTAACACCTTCTGATATATTAAAAAAGATAAATATTAAGGAAGAAGAAGTAGCTATTTTACTTATAAACGGTAGGGATGATAAAGCAAATACGAAACTTAATGACAATGATGTTTTATCATTGTTTCCACCAGTAGGAGGCGGTTAA
- a CDS encoding sigma 54-interacting transcriptional regulator: protein MINFNSNKQSFEGFIESIHEGIMICNIYGKIKFVNSALLQITGYSQECIMDMNIQDMVDNWNNIISNIHNISIQQNVETSIKSIKNVLKLNLNIYPLYTKKMDDRIIIVVFKEIKKKRKLEERRLKGKAIYTFDKIIGRNKNFLNIIEYSKKISNSKSTILITGESGTGKEIFAQAIHNYSDRKEKVFMAVNCGAIPEKLIESELFGYEEGAFTGAKKGGNLGKFEMANGGTIFLDEIGEMPVDMQVKLLRVIEEGLIVRVGGYKQIPINVRIIAATNKNLKEEVENKNFRRDLFYRLNVLPVPLPPLRDRKDDICLLVDYYMNRISKKLNKRKIKITSDQMDKLVQYEWPGNIRELENVIEFFINIEHVDENVIQSEGLFKERKVENSYIYYDEDFMFNMNLENLEKTHIENVIRKFNGNVTLAAKAMGIGRNTLYRKIKKYNIYCSI from the coding sequence ATGATAAACTTCAATAGTAATAAGCAAAGCTTTGAAGGATTCATTGAATCTATACATGAAGGCATTATGATTTGTAACATTTATGGAAAAATTAAATTTGTAAATAGTGCTTTACTACAAATTACAGGATATAGTCAAGAGTGCATAATGGATATGAATATTCAAGATATGGTAGATAACTGGAATAATATAATAAGTAATATACATAATATAAGCATTCAACAGAATGTAGAAACTAGCATAAAATCTATTAAGAATGTACTTAAATTAAACTTAAATATATATCCATTATACACAAAAAAAATGGATGACAGGATAATTATAGTTGTTTTTAAAGAAATAAAAAAGAAAAGAAAATTAGAAGAAAGGCGATTAAAAGGCAAGGCTATATATACTTTTGACAAAATAATAGGGAGAAATAAGAACTTTTTAAATATAATAGAGTATTCAAAAAAGATATCTAATAGTAAGTCTACTATATTAATAACAGGAGAAAGTGGTACAGGAAAAGAAATTTTTGCTCAGGCTATACACAATTACAGTGATAGAAAAGAGAAAGTTTTTATGGCTGTTAATTGTGGCGCAATTCCGGAAAAACTTATAGAATCAGAACTTTTTGGATATGAGGAAGGTGCTTTTACAGGAGCTAAAAAGGGAGGAAATTTAGGTAAGTTTGAAATGGCAAATGGTGGGACTATATTTTTAGATGAAATAGGGGAAATGCCTGTTGACATGCAGGTAAAGTTATTAAGAGTTATAGAAGAGGGACTGATTGTAAGAGTTGGAGGGTACAAGCAAATACCCATAAATGTTAGAATAATTGCAGCTACAAATAAAAATTTAAAAGAAGAAGTTGAAAATAAAAATTTCAGAAGAGATTTATTTTATAGATTAAATGTTCTTCCTGTTCCACTCCCCCCTTTAAGGGATAGAAAAGACGATATTTGTTTATTAGTTGATTATTATATGAATAGAATAAGTAAGAAATTAAATAAAAGAAAAATAAAAATTACTAGTGATCAAATGGATAAGTTAGTACAGTATGAATGGCCTGGAAACATAAGAGAACTAGAAAATGTTATTGAATTTTTTATAAATATTGAACATGTAGATGAAAATGTTATTCAATCAGAAGGCTTATTTAAAGAACGTAAAGTGGAAAATAGTTATATATATTATGATGAAGATTTTATGTTTAATATGAACCTTGAAAATTTAGAAAAAACACATATAGAAAATGTAATAAGAAAGTTTAATGGAAATGTTACTTTAGCTGCCAAGGCTATGGGTATAGGCAGAAATACTCTTTATAGAAAAATCAAGAAATATAATATTTACTGTTCCATATAG